The following proteins are co-located in the Xyrauchen texanus isolate HMW12.3.18 chromosome 41, RBS_HiC_50CHRs, whole genome shotgun sequence genome:
- the LOC127634268 gene encoding neuropilin and tolloid-like protein 1 isoform X2 gives MRTPSVYTPVRDPDFKDIGVPKPLPFCEFEMGGPEGIIESQQITKDGKASQTEAVDCKWYIRAPPRSKIYLRFLDYEMQNSNECKSNFVAVYDGSSSVEDLRNKFCSTVANDVMLVSELGVVRMWADEGSRKSRFRILFTTFQEPPCEADTFFCHSNMCINNTLVCNGVQNCVYPWDENHCKEKRKANILDNLNNTNGTIIGVTCCIVLILLVVSVIVQIKQPRKKYILRREDFDPTMFQEVFQEPPHYELCTLRSAAATSVDLAELAEDFESYHKLRSASSRCVHEHHCGSSQLSSTKGSRINLSPREAAAAILTDIPAQPMRPLPPQTNRRNILVMRHTYSQDAADACDLDDDLEEVPTTSHRLSRHEKAVQRFCLIGSLNKHESEYNTTRV, from the exons ATCCTGACTTTAAAGACATAGGAGTCCCCAAACCTCTTCCCT TTTGTGAATTTGAGATGGGAGGACCAGAAGGCATCATTGAATCGCAGCAGATCACCAAAGATGGCAAAGCCTCACAGACTGAGGCAGTGGACTGCAAGTGGTACATCCGTGCCCCTCCCCGTTCCAAG ATCTACTTGCGTTTCCTAGACTACGAGATGCAGAACTCCAATGAGTGTAAAAGCAATTTTGTGGCTGTGTATGATGGCAGCAGCTCGGTGGAGGACCTGAGGAATAAGTTCTGCAGCACTGTGGCCAACGACGTCATGCTGGTGTCCGAGCTGGGCGTGGTCCGCATGTGGGCTGATGAGGGGAGTCGCAAGAGCCGCTTCCGTATCCTCTTCACCACCTTCCAAGAGC CTCCATGTGAGGCAGATACTTTCTTTTGCCACAGTAACATGTGTATCAATAACACGCTGGTGTGCAATGGAGTCCAGAACTGTGTTTACCCCTGGGATGAGAACCACTGCAAAG AAAAACGGAAAGCCAATATCCTGGACAACCTCAATAACACTAATGGCACCATCATCGGTGTAACGTGCTGCATTGTACTTATCCTACTGGTTGTATCTGTGATTGTTCAAATCAAGCAGCCAAGGAAGAAGTACATCCTGAGACGTGAGGACTTTGACCCCACCATGTTCCAGGAGGTGTTCCAAGAGCCGCCACATTATGAACTGTGCACTCTCCGCAGTGCAGCGGCCACCTCGGTGGACCTGGCCGAGTTGGCTGAGGACTTTGAGAGCTACCACAAACTAAGGAGCGCCTCCTCGCGCTGCGTACACGAGCATCACTGCGGTTCCTCGCAGCTATCCAGCACCAAGGGCAGCCGAATCAACCTGAGTCCCCGTGAAGCGGCAGCGGCCATATTGACAGACATCCCAGCGCAACCGATGCGGCCACTTCCTCCCCAAACCAACCGGCGGAACATTCTGGTAATGAGACACACCTACTCACAAGACGCTGCAGACGCCTGTGACCTAGATGATGACCTGGAGGAGGTGCCAACCACCAGCCACAGGCTGTCCAGACATGAGAAAGCAGTGCAGCG GTTCTGCCTCATTGGGTCTCTAAACAAACATGAATCTGAGTACAACACAACTAGGGTGTAA